The Rhodococcus sp. ABRD24 genome contains the following window.
TCATTCCCGCGATGTGATCTCTCCCGCCTACACCGGACGCCTGGCCACCAACCCCATTCCCGCGCTGCGCCTGCCCAGTCATGAGATGGATCCGCAAGCCGCCTATCGGTTCATCCACGACGAGCTCATGCTCGACGGCAGTTCGCGGCTGAATCTCGCGACGTTCGTGACGACGTGGATGGATCCCGAGGCGGGCACGCTGATGGCGGAAACGTTCGACAAGAACCTCATCGACAAGGACGAGTACCCCGCCACCTCCGCGATCGAACAGCGCTGCGTGAACATGGTCGCGGCGTTGTTCAACGCACCCGGGCTCTCCGACACCGACCCGGCGTCGGCGACCGGCGTCTCGACGATCGGCTCGAGCGAGGCGGTGATGCTCGCCGGGCTCGCGCTCAAATGGCGCTGGCGCAAGGCCCGCGAGCGCGCGGGTTTCGACGCGACCAAGCCGAGACTGGTCATGGGAAGCAACGTTCAGGTGGTGTGGGAGAAGTTCTGCCGCTACTTCGATGTGGAACCGGTGTACCTGCCGATGGAGCCGGGCCGTTACGTGATCACGCCCGAACAGGTAGCGGCGGCGGTGGACGAGAACACCATTGGCGTCGTTGCGATCCTCGGCACCACCTACACCGGTGAGCTCGAACCGGTCGAGGAGATCGCGGAGGCTCTGGACCGGATCGCGGCCAGCGGCGGCCCCGACGTCCCGCTGCACGTGGACGCCGCCAGCGGCGGCTTCGTGGTGCCGTTTCTCGACCCGGATCTCTTGTGGGACTTCCGCATTCCACGTGTGGTGTCGATCAATGTGAGCGGCCACAAATACGGCCTGACCTACCCCGGTATCGGGTTCGTGGTCTGGCGCGACAGTGAGCAACTACCCGAGGAACTGGTGTTCCGGGTCAACTACCTCGGCGGCGACATGCCCACCTTCACCCTCAACTTCTCGCGGCCCGGCAACCAGATCGTGGGCCAGTACTACAACTTCCTGCGCCTCGGGCACGCCGGCTACCGCAACATCATGAAGTCGCTGCGTAGCACCGCAATGTGGTTGAGCGGCAGGCTCACCGAGGAAGGTGACTTCCGGGTGATCAGTGATGGCTCGGCCATCCCGGTGCTCGCGTTCGAACTCGTCGGCCAGCCCGGATTCACGGTCTTCGACGTATCGCACGAGCTGCGGGCCCGGGGCTGGCAGGTGCCGGCCTACACGATGCCCGACAGCGCCAGCGCCGTCGCGGTGCTGCGGATCGTGGTCCGGGAGGGTTTCAGCGCAGACCTCGCCCGCCTGCTGTTCGACGACATCCTCGAGGTGTGCAACTACCTGCGCCGGGACGATGTCGCAATCAGCTCTCAGGCCCAGCACTTCGCACACTAGACACGCAGCTCCTGCACGCCGGCGGGCATCGTCAATCTCGTCGACCATGCCGCTGCTGTCAGGAGGGCACAGCCCGATCGATCGAAGGTCCGGCCGACGTTGTTGTCGAATCTGTCCAACCGTATGAGAGGTCTATCTGCGATCTGTCAGGCCCTGGTGCAATGTTCGGCCCAACGGGGCGGCAATCATTCGCGCTGACCTTCGTAACGGTTTTCGATGCTTTTGGACCGTCCGGACAGGAGTGCGAGGTGACAGTGGCAGGTCCCCGATAATCGGTCCATCCGGTTCTGGAGCCAGGTTGTGACTGGCACCGATCTCAGTCGATCGCACGGGCCACCGGGTGGTGCTCGTGGCTGCATCGGTCAGCTGACTCGACGGGGGCCAGGTGTAGCTGAGCGCGCGCCCTCACCAGAGATGCGGAGGCCGCGCCCACCTGGCAGGTGGGCGCGGCCTCTGCATGTGGCTTTACGAATTCATCGGGTAGAGCACGTCCACGCCCACGCCCAGGACTCGAACCGCCAACGGCGAGACCCCGTCCCAGACGTTGACGGGCACCGAAGCCTCCGCCCCCGCGGGCAGTGCCACCGGGCCGTTGGTCTTGACCACCCGATCCCCGACGGCGTCCGTCCGCTTGACGCCCATCAGCAACGAGCCGGACTCGGCGCCGCCGACAAGGCCGTAGACGAGGTCACCGTTCGCGTCGCGCTCGACCGACAGAGTGCTGCCCGGCTGCAGCCGCAAGCCCCGCGACTTCGTCGACACCGACCAGTCCGCCTGCTCCGCCGCGAACAACGTCTCCGGCTCGAGCACGGTGGACCCGGTCAGGCTGAGCTTGCGCTGGCTCTGATCGACGCTCACCGTGGCCGAGTCGCCGGGCCGCAACGCGATGCTGTCCATCTCGTTGAACCAGCCCTCCCCGTAGAGCGAGATGTCGAAGTCGGCGGTCGCGCCGGCGGTCGCGCCCACCAAATTGATCTCGAATGCCGTGGCCGCGGGAACGCTCAACAGCGCAGCCCTCGTGTTGTTGAGGAGCGGCCGGACCTCGAGGCCGGGGACATCGCCGCCGCCCGGCCGCTGGACCTCGAAGTCCGAGTCGACCACCGTGCCATCCGCGTTCGTGGAGTTGTCCTTGACCAGCACCAGGACCGACGCATCACCGTCGACACAGGTGGGGCATTCCTGAACCTGCGTCGACGGCTTCAACTCGGCCAGGTCCATCCGATTCTCCGGCGAACCGACGAACAGGTACGCGGGCGTGCTCGGGTTCAGCATGGCAGTGTAGTACCACGTATTGGCACCGGGGTCCGTGACCACCATTTTCTCGACCCCGGGGAAATTGTTGTCGTAGACCACGATCCCCGTCTTGCCCTTGCCGAGATCGCGCAGCGCGATCGGCGTGAGCGCATGCCCTCCGGGCTCTCCATAGACCCCCAGCACGTAGTCATCGCCCCGGGCCCACGCCGCCCGAAGTTTGCCGAGCGTCTCCGACACCGAGTTCTTCGTCGTGCCATCGGTAGTCGGAGAGGAGAACTGCGTGACGGCGTACCTCGAGATCAGCCCGTCGAGCCGGTCCGTCGGGTCATTCTCGAAGACGGTGGTGCCGGGCCCCAGATAGTCACCCTTGACGACGACACCGGTGGCGAACAGCCCCGACGCCGTGGCGAAGCCGTAGCAATGGCCGCCGGACAGGAAATCATCGAGATCGGCCTGCAGCGCCTGACCGGTCGCGGTGAGGGCGCATTCCCCGTTGACGACGCGCGCGCAGATCTCGTCTCCGTACAGCGTCTGCATGGACTGCGGCGTCAGCCCCCGGGGGTGCTCCGGGGTGGGATCGCTCCAGTTCTCGAACTTGAATCCGTCGCGGCCGACCTGGAACCCGTTGGTCGCGATGAGCGTCCCCGAGGTCGGATCCAACTCCTCGTATGTCTGGTTCTCATCGGGGGCAAGTGAGCCCCAGAACCCGGATGAGCCCAAGGAACCGCTCAGGGAACCCGAATCGAAGGATCCGCTGCCCAGCGAACCCGTCAGCGGGGCCGCCCCCGCGGTCATCGGGAATGCCAAGAAAATAGATGCAACAAATGCCGATAAGAAGCGCCTGTGCACTATTCCTCCTTGTCTGTCATCATTGAATTACCTGGGAATGTCCAGAGACTTACGAATTGGAGAAATTGGCGGCGGGCTGAGCAGGCCACCGAGAAGTGCCGGTGACTGCATCGGGCAGCGTACTCGACCGGGGTCAGGTAACCCAGGCCCGAGTGACGGTGCGGCGTGTTGTGCTCGCGCTTGAAGTCACCGATGACGACACGTCGAGCAGGTTCGTCCAGTGGTTGCGGTTCAGGCACTCCCGTCACAGACGATTGTCGAATGACTCGGTGTGGCCGTCGTTCCACGGTCTGCCCGGAGGGATGTACGACAACCCCACCCGTCCGGAGCAGAACGATTGCAGTGCTTGGGAAATGAACTCAGGTCCGTTGTCCATCCGCAGCACCACCTGAGGACCACCCGCCGCCGCGAAACAGTCTTCCAGCTCACGGGCGAGCCGCTCGCGGTGATGACCACTCGACGATGTTCAACAGCGACTCCCGGGTGGGGGTACCGCCCTGCACGAAGTGCTTACCAGGCCCGCCGGAACCCGTGGCACGGATTGTCCTTCGCATACGTTCGCAGCCATTTCCGTAGGCCGGCGTCCGGATCATCCGGGGTGTACGCGAGCGGGACCCGACGGTAAGTGGAACGAGCAAGCCTCAGAGCGACGAGTGTCCCATATATGGCAGTTCCCGCACCGTCCACGCCACCCTCGGGCACTCCCGGCACTTGCTGTGGGTCCGCCCAATTACCTGCTGCAGGCGGTCCTCTCGTCGTTCTATCAGTCGTCGGAGCGTCCCGGCGCCACCCGGTCGGGACGTCGAATCGACACCGTGAGTTCGGGTTTGTCGTCGGCGGGTGCATTCGGGCCGGACAGCCGATCCCAGATCACGTCGACCATGGGCTGCAGGAAGAGTTGTCCGAGCTGTCGCACCATGATCTCGATGACCTGCGTGGACTCCGGCCGGTGCGTGGAAGCGAGACCGGACTCCCGCGCTTTGACGATCTCGCTGCGGCTGAGATCGGTGAGCCGGGCGAAAAGTCGACCGTTGTCACTCGCCGGATCCAGCATCGCTCGTCGTACGTAATTCACCACCGCCGGATGGGTCTCGAACATGTGTCGTACGGACCGGTCGCGGGCGGCCGCGATGTGCGCCGGGCTCCCTTCGTCCGGAGCCTGCGCGATTGCCTGCGCGTGGTAGTCGACGATGAGTTGGTCGACCGCGTTCCGCAGGCCCTCCTTTGTCTTGAAGTGATGCTGCACGAGCCCGACGGTGACACCTGCCGCCGCCGCGACGGCACGCATGGAGACCCGATCTGCCCCCTGCTCCGCAAACAGCTCGAGTGCCGCGTTCCGGATCCGCGCCTTCGCGGTCAGATCCTCGTCACTCACGCGTAGATCGTCCATGGACATCCCCTCCTATCAGCGGAAATCATACAAGTCGCTCGCAGCCCTTTACATATGCATAGTTGGCGGTACATTTGTATAGCGACGGAGGGAGTTATCCATGTCACAGTCCGAACCTCTCGCGGGCGTGCGTGTCGTCACGCTCGCCATCAACCTGCCCGGTCCACTCGCCGTGGCACGGCTGTGCGCTTTGGGCGCCTCGGTGGTGAAGGTCGAGCCGCCGGCCGGAGATCCACTGCGGTTCGCGACACCGCAGTGGTACGACGAGCTCGCGAAGGGTCAGCGGATCGTGGCACTCGACCTCAAGGACCCGGCCGACCGGGCACAGTTCGACGCCGAGCTTGCCGACGCCCACCTGCTGGTCACCTCGATGCGCCCATCGGCGCTGCGCAATCTCGGGCTTGCCGAACTCGCGAAGACACATCCGCACCTGTCGCACGTGGAAATCGTCGGACACGACGGGCCACAGGCAGAACTGCCCGGCCACGACCTGACGTATCAGGCTGCTCACGGAACACTCGTGCCACCGACCATGCCGACTGTGCCGATCGTCGACTTCCTCGGAGCCGAGAGAGCCGTCTCTGCTGCGTTGCTCGGACTGATGACGTCCACGAATTCCGCTACGGGAAGCCATCATCGGGTCGTGCTCGAGGACGCAGCCGAGCACGCGGGTGCCGCAGTCCGGTACGGGTTGATGGGCGCAGACGCTCCACTCAGCGGTGCCAACCCGGCGTACGGCATCTACGCCACGGCCGACGGTCACGTTGCCCTGGCGGCCATAGAGCCGCATTTCTGGACCCGGACTCGTGCGGCGTTGGGGGTGAACGGTACCCACGAGGAGATCGCGAACGTCCTGGCCACACGTACGACGAACGAGTGGGAGGAAATCGCCCAACGCATGGACATTCCTCTGGCCGGAATCCGTGAATCTCCTCGAGCAGAGACGAATTGACAGAGGCGCAACATCCCCGTCGCGATCCGATCCGCGGGCAGCCATGAGGGCAGGAAAGCGGTCCGCATGAAGCGCACAACCGAGTTCACCGGAAGGTAGAGACCATGCCCCAACTCTTTCCCGATTACCACTCCCCGTGGGAGACCGAGGACCAGTCGGCGCTACGCAAGCACGCGGCCGAGTTCCTCCGCAAGGAAGCCACCCCGAACCAGGAGCGCTGGGCGGCCCAGCACGAGGTCGACCGGGACTTCTGGAACCGGGCCGGCGCAGCGGGCCTGCTGTGCCTGGACATACCGGAGCAGTACGGCGGCGGTGGCGGCAATTTCGGCCACGAGGCGATCGTGCAACAGGAGATCGCTCTCGCCCACGACACCGCTTTCGGGTACGCGGTCCACTCGACGATCGTCGCGCACTACATCGCTGCCTACGCCACCGAGGAACAGAAGCGGCGGTGGCTACCGAAGACCACAACCGGCGAGAGTGTTCTGGCGATCGCAATGACCGAGCCGGGGACCGGATCCGACCTGCAGTCGGTTCGTACCACCGCGGTCCGTGAGGGCAACGAGTACGTGATCAACGGATCGAAGACGTTCATCTCGAACGCCTCACACTGCGATCTGCTGGTGATCGTCGCGAAGACGGACACATCCGCAGGCGCACGGGGAATCTCGCTGTTCGTCGCGGAAACCGCACAACTCGCGGGATTCGAGCGCGGTCGAGTGCTGCACAAGATCGGACAGCACGGGCAGGACACCCGGGAACTGTCGTTCACTGATATGCGGGTCCCGGCGGAGAACCTGCTGGGCGGTATCGAGGGGCAGGGCTTCTTCCAGCTGATGAACCAGCTGCATCGCGAGCGCCTGATCATCGGCGTCGGCGG
Protein-coding sequences here:
- a CDS encoding glutamate decarboxylase, whose product is MSKHHHHSRDVISPAYTGRLATNPIPALRLPSHEMDPQAAYRFIHDELMLDGSSRLNLATFVTTWMDPEAGTLMAETFDKNLIDKDEYPATSAIEQRCVNMVAALFNAPGLSDTDPASATGVSTIGSSEAVMLAGLALKWRWRKARERAGFDATKPRLVMGSNVQVVWEKFCRYFDVEPVYLPMEPGRYVITPEQVAAAVDENTIGVVAILGTTYTGELEPVEEIAEALDRIAASGGPDVPLHVDAASGGFVVPFLDPDLLWDFRIPRVVSINVSGHKYGLTYPGIGFVVWRDSEQLPEELVFRVNYLGGDMPTFTLNFSRPGNQIVGQYYNFLRLGHAGYRNIMKSLRSTAMWLSGRLTEEGDFRVISDGSAIPVLAFELVGQPGFTVFDVSHELRARGWQVPAYTMPDSASAVAVLRIVVREGFSADLARLLFDDILEVCNYLRRDDVAISSQAQHFAH
- a CDS encoding TetR/AcrR family transcriptional regulator → MSMDDLRVSDEDLTAKARIRNAALELFAEQGADRVSMRAVAAAAGVTVGLVQHHFKTKEGLRNAVDQLIVDYHAQAIAQAPDEGSPAHIAAARDRSVRHMFETHPAVVNYVRRAMLDPASDNGRLFARLTDLSRSEIVKARESGLASTHRPESTQVIEIMVRQLGQLFLQPMVDVIWDRLSGPNAPADDKPELTVSIRRPDRVAPGRSDD
- a CDS encoding CoA transferase; the protein is MSQSEPLAGVRVVTLAINLPGPLAVARLCALGASVVKVEPPAGDPLRFATPQWYDELAKGQRIVALDLKDPADRAQFDAELADAHLLVTSMRPSALRNLGLAELAKTHPHLSHVEIVGHDGPQAELPGHDLTYQAAHGTLVPPTMPTVPIVDFLGAERAVSAALLGLMTSTNSATGSHHRVVLEDAAEHAGAAVRYGLMGADAPLSGANPAYGIYATADGHVALAAIEPHFWTRTRAALGVNGTHEEIANVLATRTTNEWEEIAQRMDIPLAGIRESPRAETN
- a CDS encoding acyl-CoA dehydrogenase family protein, producing MPQLFPDYHSPWETEDQSALRKHAAEFLRKEATPNQERWAAQHEVDRDFWNRAGAAGLLCLDIPEQYGGGGGNFGHEAIVQQEIALAHDTAFGYAVHSTIVAHYIAAYATEEQKRRWLPKTTTGESVLAIAMTEPGTGSDLQSVRTTAVREGNEYVINGSKTFISNASHCDLLVIVAKTDTSAGARGISLFVAETAQLAGFERGRVLHKIGQHGQDTRELSFTDMRVPAENLLGGIEGQGFFQLMNQLHRERLIIGVGGVAMAEAAVLEAIQYAKQRQAFGRPILDFQNTKFVLAECKTEVLAGKTLMDYCIQRQIEGTLDAATASMAKLWGTEKQVEIIDRCLQVFGGYGYMMEYPIAQMYAAARVQKIYGGTSEIMKELISRSL